TACATTTCAGAACTGACCAAGCTGCCCGGGGTGGTGCAGGCGGATCCCGCCCACTGCAAATGCGTGACCTCCCAGGACGAATGGCTGGTGGCACAGGATGCCAAGATCGTGCTACCGGTGAGCTACGCGCACAACGAGCACATTTGGAACCAGTTCACCATCCGTGTGCTCGGCGGACGCCGTGATTCGCTGCGTGACCACCTGGTATCCAAGAAGATCGGCTGCGACATCTACTACCCCGTCACACTGGACCAGCAGAAGTGCTTTGCTGATCTGCCAGCGGCGTCACTCTCAGGCTGCGAGGTGGCACATCGCGTGGCTGGCGAGGTGTTGAGCATCCCGATCTACGGAGAGCTTACCGAGGCCCAACGCCTGGAAGTGGTGGCCGCCATTCACGAGTGGCTGGCCTGAAAATCGCCAAGGCTAAGAAGCGGCACGGATGACGCAGAGATGGCTCGCAGAGTCATCCCATTGGGCGGTTTTAGCCACTCGCCTCTCACCTCGTTCATGCGGGCCATTTTGCCCACATCTGTATTTTACAAGGGCTCGATTTCGAGCCCCTAGCGAACGCAATCAGGGCTTTACTGGAGCTGGAGCGGCGGGAGCCGCAGGCGCAGCCGGGGCAGCGGCGGAAGGAGCTGGTACTGTAGGAGCAGCTGGAGCTGGTGCAGGCGCCGAGGGCACTGGAAGCGGAGCCGGAGTCACAGGTGCAGGGACTGGGGCAGGAGCAGAAGGCTGCAAGGAAGGAGCAGCCTGTGGTGCAGGAGCCATGGCTGGAGCAGGTGCGGCCTGAGGAGCGATGGTGGGGCGAAGGCCGCCGTCAGCAGCATTCAGCTTGATGTTTGGCACGCCAGGAATAGCAGCCGCAGCAGGCTTGGGCTCCACCTTCGGAGCCGGGGGAGGATCGACTTCCTTGGTCGGCAGCGAAGCAGCGATCCAGCCGAGGCGATTCTGGCTGATGGTCTGGTACTCCTGCGCGTCTGGGAACTTGGCGGCGAGGTCTTCGTAAGCCTTCTTGGCTTCGTCGGCCTTGCCCTGTGCCCAGAGCAAATCACCAAGACGCACCTGCGCCAGAGGGGCAGCTTCACTGGAAGCAGATTCGTTCACGATGCGCTCAAAGACGGCCTGCGCCTCATTGCTTTCGCCCATGGCATCCAGCTTTGTGCCGAGGCCCAGAAGGGCGAAG
The sequence above is drawn from the Prosthecobacter vanneervenii genome and encodes:
- a CDS encoding tetratricopeptide repeat protein — encoded protein: MSQLDYASQELPATGMEKFMEDNLRKIVWLFIIVVAGIIAFGFIKHQGTLKANEAAEAFTAAKTVEDCDLVISRYPGTNAAANALLLKADLLWDQNKKSSAVEALKEFTSKNASHPLAVFALLGLGTKLDAMGESNEAQAVFERIVNESASSEAAPLAQVRLGDLLWAQGKADEAKKAYEDLAAKFPDAQEYQTISQNRLGWIAASLPTKEVDPPPAPKVEPKPAAAAIPGVPNIKLNAADGGLRPTIAPQAAPAPAMAPAPQAAPSLQPSAPAPVPAPVTPAPLPVPSAPAPAPAAPTVPAPSAAAPAAPAAPAAPAPVKP